Proteins encoded together in one Shewanella acanthi window:
- the aroG gene encoding 3-deoxy-7-phosphoheptulonate synthase AroG: MFYQNDDVRINEIKELLPPIAILERFPASEKASATVFNARQSIHNILTKDDDRLLVVIGPCSIHDPKAALEYGQRLVALREKYKSQLEIVMRVYFEKPRTTVGWKGLINDPYLDNSFKLNDGLRTARKLLVDLNDSGMPTAGEFLDMITPQYVADMMCWGAIGARTTESQVHRELASGLSCPVGFKNGTDGTIKVAIDAIGAANAPHHFLSVTKFGHSAIVSTKGNPDCHIILRGGREPNYSASHVAEISAQLQQAKLADNIMIDFSHANSSKQYQRQMLVAEDVAGQVAGGNQAIFGVMVESHLVEGRQDLIEGQPLCYGQSITDACIGWEDTERLLAMLSDSVAARREHIA, encoded by the coding sequence ATGTTTTATCAGAATGATGACGTTCGCATTAATGAGATTAAGGAATTACTTCCACCGATTGCGATCCTCGAACGATTTCCTGCCTCCGAAAAAGCCTCTGCTACTGTGTTTAATGCCCGTCAGAGCATCCACAATATTCTTACCAAGGATGATGATCGCCTGCTAGTGGTTATTGGTCCTTGCTCTATCCATGATCCTAAGGCTGCCTTGGAATATGGTCAGCGTTTAGTTGCCCTACGTGAAAAGTATAAGAGCCAGTTAGAGATTGTGATGCGGGTTTACTTCGAAAAACCCCGTACCACAGTGGGCTGGAAGGGGCTAATCAACGATCCTTATCTGGACAACAGCTTTAAACTCAATGATGGCCTGCGCACCGCACGTAAGTTATTGGTCGATTTAAACGACTCTGGTATGCCAACTGCGGGTGAATTCCTCGATATGATCACTCCACAGTATGTTGCCGATATGATGTGTTGGGGCGCGATTGGTGCGCGTACAACGGAGTCACAGGTTCACCGTGAGCTGGCTTCGGGTCTGTCATGCCCTGTTGGCTTTAAAAACGGTACCGACGGCACTATCAAAGTGGCTATCGACGCCATTGGTGCAGCCAATGCGCCGCATCATTTCCTGTCGGTGACTAAATTTGGCCATTCGGCCATTGTGTCGACTAAGGGCAACCCAGATTGCCACATCATTTTGCGTGGTGGTCGAGAGCCAAATTACAGTGCGTCCCATGTTGCCGAGATCAGCGCGCAGCTGCAACAGGCCAAATTGGCTGACAATATTATGATCGACTTTAGCCATGCCAACAGTTCTAAACAATATCAGCGCCAAATGTTGGTGGCTGAGGATGTGGCAGGACAGGTGGCTGGAGGCAACCAGGCTATCTTCGGTGTTATGGTGGAAAGCCACCTTGTTGAAGGGCGTCAGGATCTGATCGAGGGCCAACCTTTGTGTTATGGCCAGAGTATTACCGATGCCTGTATTGGTTGGGAGGATACCGAGCGCCTATTGGCGATGTTGAGTGACAGTGTTGCTGCTCGTCGTGAGCACATCGCTTAA
- a CDS encoding tetratricopeptide repeat protein gives MMARLRAILSGILFGVLLSLLWSCSSSSQRPKQEDIEALFADSLFKPVNDIPSVDAIFALPAEAVTEARRAFERHNFSSKSPLPVHQWLAMYINANQEGGKSHFRYQDNLTQVASLTYDQRAGNCMSLVIMASALADIFNIGTEFQDIAIEPVWDKQGNFYLVNGHVNLRFLPTEIGNTVYVSSHAILVDFMPERTLRGYQKTLISRQTLTAMFYNNMAAESLVDGDVDRAYALVKAGLKAGNFVPALNTLAVIYRHRGNNHLAERAYRYALQFDPKDMTTLYNLALILGEQGRLEEWAEVNKVLELARIQNPFYYYDMAEHAFDEHQYDAALTWYKRAVERADYRHEFFFGLSRTYWVLGDEKRAKQNMERAFALSREATDKFRYQAKLKAMQQH, from the coding sequence ATGATGGCAAGATTACGCGCGATTCTTAGTGGGATTCTATTTGGTGTGTTGTTGAGTCTGTTATGGTCTTGTAGCTCGTCATCGCAAAGACCTAAGCAAGAAGACATTGAGGCTCTATTTGCCGATAGCCTCTTTAAACCAGTTAACGATATTCCAAGTGTTGACGCTATTTTTGCCCTACCAGCTGAAGCTGTGACTGAGGCTAGAAGGGCTTTTGAACGGCATAATTTCAGCAGTAAAAGCCCATTGCCTGTGCACCAATGGCTTGCTATGTACATCAATGCTAATCAAGAGGGGGGTAAGAGTCATTTTCGCTATCAGGACAACCTTACTCAAGTGGCGAGTTTGACCTATGACCAGCGTGCGGGCAATTGTATGTCCCTAGTCATCATGGCATCGGCGCTCGCCGATATCTTTAACATCGGCACCGAGTTTCAGGATATTGCTATCGAACCTGTTTGGGATAAGCAGGGTAACTTTTACCTCGTCAATGGCCATGTCAATTTACGTTTTTTGCCCACTGAAATAGGTAACACTGTCTATGTTTCGAGCCATGCGATATTAGTCGATTTTATGCCAGAGCGTACTTTGAGGGGATATCAAAAAACACTGATTAGTCGCCAAACCCTAACCGCCATGTTCTACAACAATATGGCGGCCGAATCCCTAGTTGATGGGGATGTTGATAGAGCTTACGCATTAGTAAAGGCAGGGCTTAAGGCAGGCAATTTTGTCCCAGCATTAAATACGTTAGCGGTGATTTATCGTCATCGGGGGAATAATCATCTTGCTGAGCGAGCCTATCGCTATGCCCTTCAGTTTGACCCTAAAGATATGACGACCCTGTATAACCTAGCGTTGATTTTAGGGGAGCAGGGGCGGCTGGAAGAATGGGCTGAGGTCAACAAAGTGCTCGAATTAGCCCGTATTCAAAATCCTTTTTATTACTATGATATGGCTGAACATGCCTTCGATGAACATCAATATGATGCGGCCTTGACTTGGTATAAGCGGGCGGTTGAAAGGGCAGATTATCGTCATGAATTCTTCTTTGGGTTATCGCGTACCTATTGGGTATTAGGGGATGAAAAGCGAGCCAAACAAAATATGGAAAGGGCATTTGCATTGAGTCGCGAGGCAACCGACAAATTTAGGTATCAGGCAAAATTAAAGGCAATGCAGCAGCATTAA
- a CDS encoding ABCB family ABC transporter ATP-binding protein/permease, producing the protein MRPSLYFEGPIEKLNWHVLKLLWPYLLEYKGRITLAMSCLIVAKLASVGLPFILKDLVDTLDANKTAQLLSVPVGLVLAYGMVRLLTVITGEIRDTLFGRVTERAIRRLGLAVFDHLHRLDLDFHLERRTGGLSRDIERGTSGVSFLMRFMVFNIVPTLLEIAMVIGIFFFNYGIAFAAITFFSVVAYVWFSVIATEWRTEYVRDAAKADSLSNTRAIDSLLNYETVKYFNNERYESDRYDQALDEWEVAKRKNRLSLFALNGGQAFIIAFAMTAMMALAAYRVTEGDMTIGDFVLINAFMMQLFMPLNFLGFVYREIRGALANIERMFSLLDKQPTIVDSADAIDFQPTKGELSFENVNFSYDDRTILKDVSFKVSAGQKVAVVGDSGAGKSTLIKLLFRFYDVDQGRIYIDGHDIRHLTQEALRRAIAIVPQDTVLFNDSLVENIRYGRPSASDDEVRHAIKLAHLEQFIASLSQGWDTKVGERGLKLSGGEKQRVAIARAILKGSPVLVFDEATSSLDSRSEQAILAALREVAKGHTSLVVAHRLSTIVDADQIVVLSQGQIVEQGTHKSLLAFDGLYAKLWRIQNEQQQATSEN; encoded by the coding sequence ATGCGCCCATCACTCTATTTCGAAGGTCCGATAGAAAAACTTAATTGGCATGTGCTTAAGTTACTTTGGCCCTATTTACTCGAATACAAAGGCCGAATTACCCTCGCCATGTCCTGCCTTATCGTGGCGAAACTGGCCAGTGTAGGTTTGCCCTTTATCCTAAAAGACCTTGTCGATACCTTAGATGCTAACAAAACCGCACAGCTACTGAGTGTGCCCGTGGGATTAGTATTAGCCTATGGGATGGTGCGATTATTAACAGTCATCACAGGTGAAATCCGCGACACCTTGTTTGGGCGAGTGACCGAGCGGGCGATTAGACGCTTAGGCTTGGCGGTTTTTGACCATTTGCATCGACTGGATCTCGATTTTCATTTAGAGCGTCGTACCGGAGGGCTGTCGAGGGACATTGAGCGCGGTACCAGCGGCGTGAGCTTTTTGATGCGCTTTATGGTGTTCAATATAGTGCCGACCCTGCTCGAAATTGCCATGGTGATTGGTATTTTCTTTTTCAATTATGGAATCGCCTTTGCAGCCATTACTTTTTTCTCCGTTGTTGCCTATGTTTGGTTTTCAGTTATCGCGACAGAGTGGCGCACTGAATATGTGCGTGATGCGGCTAAGGCTGATTCACTCTCTAATACCCGCGCCATTGACAGTCTGCTGAATTACGAAACGGTTAAATATTTCAATAATGAGCGTTATGAATCCGATCGTTATGATCAGGCGCTCGATGAGTGGGAGGTAGCGAAGCGGAAGAATCGCTTATCGCTATTTGCCCTGAACGGTGGTCAGGCGTTTATTATTGCCTTTGCGATGACGGCGATGATGGCACTGGCCGCTTATCGCGTTACCGAGGGTGATATGACCATTGGTGACTTCGTACTTATCAATGCTTTTATGATGCAGCTGTTTATGCCGCTAAACTTTTTAGGCTTTGTCTACCGTGAAATACGTGGAGCCCTTGCCAATATCGAACGCATGTTTAGCCTGCTCGACAAACAGCCGACCATAGTCGATAGCGCCGATGCGATAGATTTTCAGCCGACAAAGGGTGAATTATCGTTTGAGAATGTGAATTTTAGCTACGATGACAGAACCATTTTAAAGGATGTGAGTTTTAAGGTGTCTGCGGGTCAAAAAGTCGCGGTTGTCGGCGACAGTGGCGCCGGCAAATCGACACTCATCAAGTTATTGTTTCGTTTCTACGATGTCGATCAGGGCCGAATTTATATCGACGGACACGATATACGACACTTAACCCAAGAGGCGCTGCGCAGGGCCATCGCCATCGTCCCCCAAGATACAGTGTTATTTAACGATTCCCTTGTGGAGAATATTCGTTATGGGCGACCGAGTGCCAGCGATGACGAAGTGCGTCATGCTATTAAACTTGCCCATCTAGAACAGTTTATCGCCTCGCTCTCACAGGGGTGGGACACCAAAGTGGGCGAGCGCGGCTTAAAACTTTCGGGCGGTGAAAAACAACGGGTTGCGATTGCTAGAGCTATATTGAAGGGCTCGCCTGTCCTCGTGTTTGATGAAGCAACATCGTCACTCGATAGTCGTTCTGAGCAGGCCATTTTGGCGGCATTGCGTGAGGTTGCTAAGGGACACACGAGTTTAGTCGTGGCTCATCGACTTTCTACTATTGTCGATGCTGATCAGATTGTCGTACTGAGCCAAGGGCAAATTGTGGAGCAGGGCACCCATAAGTCACTTTTAGCGTTCGATGGCCTGTATGCCAAATTATGGCGCATACAAAATGAGCAACAACAGGCCACTTCAGAGAATTAA